The Lycium ferocissimum isolate CSIRO_LF1 chromosome 8, AGI_CSIRO_Lferr_CH_V1, whole genome shotgun sequence DNA segment gctgataacgtgttataaactatataattgaaataaacaAGAGAAGCAAACTAATAACTTTGTAGAAAGGAGGGAGAGATTATATTTCACTTCTTGTTGATGTCACTTCACAAATTGAGAACTTAACCATCTATTTATAGAGATGGTAAATCTCTTGATGAAGTCATCAATGACAACACCAAGAGTTAAAATCAAACTTGTGttgcttcattttcttcatttcataCATGCCACCAAATGTACATGTACCTACTCTTATTTAGGACATGTGGAAAACCTAGACTATATggacattcatatatatattttataacaaaGTGGACATATTTTACAAATTGGCTGTGCACATAgacattaaacaatttacacggaaaaaataatttctaagTTAGTCAAGAGTAACCTTTTCTATAGTATtagtatatataataaaaaccGGACTCTATTATATTCCATCTCTAACTATCTAACATTTGCACACTTTGTTACTATTATGGCAGCTTCCTACAACCTCGATGAGGTAGTCACTGATTTCTTCCCTTACTATCGACTCTATAAAGACGGACGAGTACAGCGTTTCTACGAACTTCATGGTATAACCGAAGTTCCACCATCGCCAGAAGATCCAGCCACGGGCGTATCATCCAAAGACGTGAACATCTCCCCTCACGTCTCCGCCAGGCTCTACCTTCCAAAGAACACCACCGCCGATCAAAAGCTGCCCGTCTTGGTTTATTACCACGGCGGAGGACTTGTGGTGGGATCCGCCTTCTTCAAAACGGAGCATTGTTACCTCAACCATTTGGTTTCTGAATCAAACTGTGTCGCCATCTCTGTAAATTACAGGTACGGGCGTTAAATGGGCAGGTTGAACTAAATTTGGGCGGATTAAAATGAATTGGATTAATAACGGGCAATaggcaggaatgcccttattttggggcggtctttaatttttgcccattaaattggtggtcttttaatttttgccctttgttAGAACCTCTTGATTTCGGATTCGAACCCTCGCTCagttaaaaatataaaaaaatcataagatagagtttgaattcgcaaggcctctaccttaaggtaaagttttgaagcaaactttcccttaaggcctaactttgctacaaaactctgccttgcaaattatcttttttttttttactaaaccGGAGTTCGAACCctaaacctcatggtattaggcgaaaggggcaaaacttaaagaccaccaatttgagaggcaaaaattaagaccactgcatttgaagggcactccgtacaaaaaaaatgattaataaCTGGACAGTTAAAAAGTTGAATTGACCAGCTCAAAAGTTAGTTGGGCTGAAATAAATTGGACTAAATGGGCTAAAAAGTGAGTTATAACCCCACGTGCCCAAGtcttaattttttgatttctttgtttgtttttttcatAATGTCTTAAATACCTAATAGTAGTAATTTTTTgggcccttcttttggggtgatctttaaattttgcccctcatatttaaaatctttaaattttgcccttcggctaaaactcATGCGTTTCAGGTTCGAAATCCCACACAGtcaagatttttaaaaaaattcgcaaggcagagtttaaatttcgctatgcccccaccggcatacacttgtgaagaaattaccaaagttatgccggacccggcatacttatgccttatgagcagacttggcataagtatgttgGGTCCggtataactttggtaattccttcacaagtttatgccgggtccggcataaaagtttgcccataagtatgcccccaccggcataaacttgttaaggaattaccaaagttatgccggacccggcatacttatgccaagtctgcccataaggcatgattATGCCGGGTGCGAcataaatttggtaattccttaacaagtgtatgccgagTCCgacatacacgcgacccaaaccttgccttgcaattttttttttaatttatgcttgagcgggggttcgaactcagaacctcatgattcGCGTGAACGCTCgtagttgcaatgcgaagggcaaaaattaaagaccagcaatatgaggggcataatttaaagaccacaaatatgaggggcaaaatttaaagaccaccccaaaagaagggcaatccgcgcaaaaaaatgtaatttttttccctctttgtTATGACTATATAActataaacaaaaaaaactttttgacGAGGTTTTTTATGAATCAATTTGGGCTACATGGCAGCCCAACTTTTAAATGAGTGGAGTTAATAAATTAGCGGGTCAACTTGAATGAGTTGGACGGATCACGTtttcataagctaactttttcACGCTTAATTACAGGCTTGCCCCAGAGAATGACTTGCCAACACTTTACCAGGACTGTTGGGATGCCCTTCAGTGGGTCGCTTCACAAGCTGATGCTACCACCGTTAACAAAGAACCATGGATAGAAAACCACGGTGATTTTAACAGAATGTTCGTTGCAGGGGATAGTGCTGGTGGCAATATAGTCTATAACATGGTCATGAGAGCCGGTAGAGAAAGCTTAATTGGAGATTTTGAACTCTTGGGTGCCGTCTtggctttccctttcttcttgTTCCCATCGCTAGAAAACATTGAGCACACTATGATGTACAAGCTTTGGAATACCATTTGCCCACAGTCTGAACAGGGAATTAATAGCCCAATGGCTAATCCAGTTGCTGAAAGGAGCCCGAGCTTATCGATGTTAGGGTGCTCCAGATTTTTCGTATGTACAGGGGAGAAAGATGAGCTTATCCCAAGAGAAATTGTAATTCAATTCGTTGAAGCGGTGAAGGAAAGTGAGTGGAAAGGAGAAATAGAGTTTATTGAGGTTGAAGGTGAAGGTCACTGCTTTCAGGCTGCTAATCCTGAAGCTGAGAAAGCAAAAGATCTGATCAAGCGCATGGCTTCTTTCATCCAATGCAAGTGATGGAGTTTTGCAATTCAATTACAGCATGTTTCttatgaattattattattattattgaattATCTATTCTTAAATTAGCGATGAGTAATATTTGCAAAATAAACATATTTCAGGGTGAATATATTGAAGTGTTTTCTCATGCCTGTAAATTGTTAGCAGCTGTTACATTAGTTATGACTGATATGTgggaaatttttttcccctttggaGAGTTTAATTTGGGCTTGTAAAGAGTTTGCTATTGCTTACATACAATAGAAGAAGAGAGCAAACCAACGGTATCAGCTCTATGTTGTTGATAGATTTTGTGTAACCAGTATGTTTCAACAGgaattgtttcttcttttttctttccgcGAATGAGTTTATTGGTtgaaaaaacaaaggaaacaagTGTTGTTGAAAATACTATCCCTGCTTgctagtttaaaaaaaaaaaaaaaaaaaaaaaaaaggaaaacaatcaAGTCTAAGGGGTACGGAGTGAACACACAAACAAAGGTTGTTActatattgaaaaatatttttcaagttcACACAGTGAAGGCTGTTTAGGATTTTAGGGAAGCAGAATAATATCTAGCTGTAAAATCTCTTGAGCTCTTCTTCTTGGGCACATTTAACAAATTCTAGCTGCATTGTGATTCAAATTAGTGGATCTATTGTATTTAAGAATTGACCCTTTAATGTGTCAGCAAATAGTGGAGGTTTTAATCTTCGCAATTGtactttcaacctccgcaaatcACCTTTTTTTTAGTTAGCAtctttcaacctccgcaaatcACCTTTTTTTAGTTAGCATGAAGATGGATTAGTTTTTGACGCATGAACTGTATCATCAACTGAAAATAAATGGGAGATGGAGGCTCCACGAGGAGTTAACTGATTGCCAGACACAATAGTCAACCGCCATGTTGATACGACGGAAAAGCAATTCCATGCAGATAATAAAAAGGTACGGGAATAAGGAGTCCTCTTGTCTGATTCCTCtagaaggcaaaaaaaaaaaaaaaaaaaaatcagcaggCTTACCGTTAGTAAGAATGGATATAATTCAGGTGGAAATACAAGGCATAAttatttttagggaaaaggtgcaaatatacctctcAATTTTGTGATTTAGAACAGATATACTCTCGTTAGAAAAGTAATGCAtttatacccctgccgttacacAAATAGAGCAATTATACCCCTGTTATTAGAAAATTAAAGTACTTGAGAGCTTGTTTAATGAAAGATCAATCCAAACAGTGAAGGACTTTTCGAGTCAAGCTTTAAAAGCATGTATGCCTTTACATTTACTGGAAGAGAAACCACCTGGCTGTTGCAAATTGATAAAGAAGCAGGCCAAGCGATTGAAGCGGAGGCTTTAGGCCCCTCAATCTGTGAGGCCTCATTTTCTATTATAACAGTAGCTTCTAAATAGTTGTGGTTATTTGTCTTTAAGAATATCGAATAATTTaaggttaaaaaataaaatatcttcAAACGCAAGAGCATTGAAGAATTAAAATTTCGCATTTCTTTCCATTAATTTTAATAATGTATAGTAATTTTCGTATAGTTTCTGAATAtctaactttaaattttaaaatattaagtttgaTATCATCCAATTTAGGTTCGAAAATTAGTTACATTAATTCTCGATAAACAAAAAATGTCACCTATTATTacattttcttatatatttagTTCAGAGGTGTATATTGTTCTTTTTTAATACTCATTTAGAACTCAAATACATCAAacaataaaatatgaatcaagttactcacacacacacacacacacaaaaaaagaaaaaaaaaagttgaaactttTATACAATCTCAAGAAGAGCTCTCTACACAATGTCTCATGGAAAACTAAAATACATCCGTTATATTAtccatttaaaaaagaattgttaGAATAAAAGTCCGTtataaatttgattaaaaagctagaaaaatggacattaaatgaaattaaaagtttttttagaaagaaaaaaatccaaGGCCTCTTGATAAACTTTTGCTTTAGGCCACCAAATATATTGAGCCGCCCGTAAAGAAGCATTAAATAAAGAGGTAATAGGATCaataaggcaagaaagatgttgttgatattcgctctgttcatttttacttatccactttaaagatatcaagaaaaaataaaaaacaaaaatcttattttattcttaatattAATTAGTCCTTTTcaaactttttccaaattcaatgaaattatatatcaataaatataaatattataataaaatatatattttatgtattacTAATTTTGTAGGAACATGCaaagttaaaagtgaaaaagttaaAGTGGACTGAGACAGTACTTCATAGTTATATTTTCAGAACTTCTAGAATCTAGAATCTAGAAAGAGATCAGAGAGTGGACTGCCTACGGTCATGACTTATGAGTTATGACACAAGGCATTGAATAATAAATGGTCTTATTTATTACTCCAGTTCTTTAACAACGACTAGCTGCTGGTTCATAAGTAATTTCGCTAAACATCTTGAGCATTTATTTATTTGGAAAGTTGAAAGTTCTTTCAATTAATTGGAAGTGGAGTGCCCATAAACATTGGACAATTTGCACGAAAAAGTAACTTTCAGAGTTGCTAAATTATCACGCTAATTTGATGTAAATTTAATCATATTTATGtaaaaattatcataatttttattgtataattttaaattaagataaattttaagaaaaaagataaaaatgacattaagtaaacataaattattaaatcTAACCTAAATAATCATATGAATTTACTCTATTTGGATCACTATGATCAAAATAGTGTCGCAAAAAGACCTTTTCCTGTCTAAAACAATGAAGAGTGACCTTTTCTCTCTCTACGTATATATAACCCAGGCTAATCTTTTCAGATATATATAATCCAGACTCTATTCCATCTCCAACACAAAAACAACATTTCCATAGTCACTGTTTTCTAACATTTGCACATTCTGTTTCGACTATGGCAGCTTCCAATGAGGTGGTCACCGATTTCTACCCTTTCTATCGACTCTATAAAGACGGTCGAGTAGAGCGTTTCTACGAACTTTATGGTATAACCGTAGTTCCACCATCGCCAGAAGATCCTGCCATGGGTGTATCATCCAAAGACGTGAATATCTCCCCTCACGTCTCTGCCAGGCTCTACCTTCCAAAGAACACCACCGCCGATCAAAAGCTGCCTGTCTTGGTTTATTACCACGGCGGAGGACTTGTCTTGGGATCCGCCTTCTTCAAAACGGAGCATTGTTACCTCAACCATTTGGTTTCTCAATCAAACTGCATCGCCATCTCTGTAGATTATAGGTACGAACGTTAAATGGGTGGGTTGGACTGAATTTGACTCACCCAAAAGTTATTTAAGGTGAAATGAGTTGGGTTAAAAAGTAGGTCACAACTCAATCCAACCAACTTTTActaaatttaatttctttattattttttttttaatttctaaagtacctaataatttttttattaaggttatatataatacatcaataaaaataaaaataaattaaagtatttTAACTAGGTTTCCTATGGATTAATCCAATTTTGAGATGAGCTGAATTGAACGGGTCAAAATGAACTCAGCCAATGAGCAGGGTCAATTTTAATGAGTTGAGCGGATCATGTTTCATAAGCTAACTTTATCACCTTAATTACAGGCTTGCTCCAGAGAATGACCTGCTGACACTTTACCAAGACTGTTGGGATGCCCTTCAGTGGGTCGCTTCACACGCTGATGCTACCACCATTAACAAAGAACCATGGATAGAAAACCACGGTGATTTTAGAAGAATGTTCATAGCAGGGGATAGTGCCGGGGGAAATATAGTCTATAACATAGTCATGAGAGTCGGTAGAGAAAGCTTGATTGGAGATGTGAAACTCTCAGGTGCCATCTTTGCTTTTCCTTTCTTGTTGTTCCCATCGCTTGAAAACATCGAGCATGCTTTAAGTTACAAGCTTTGGAATACCATTTGTCCCCCGTCTGAACGGGGTATTAATAGCCCAATGGTTAATCCAGTTGCTGAAAAGAGCCCGAGCTTATCAAAATTAGGGTGCTCGAGACTTTTCGTGTGTACGGGGGAGAAA contains these protein-coding regions:
- the LOC132068440 gene encoding 2-hydroxyisoflavanone dehydratase-like isoform X1 gives rise to the protein MAASNEVVTDFYPFYRLYKDGRVERFYELYGITVVPPSPEDPAMGVSSKDVNISPHVSARLYLPKNTTADQKLPVLVYYHGGGLVLGSAFFKTEHCYLNHLVSQSNCIAISVDYRLAPENDLLTLYQDCWDALQWVASHADATTINKEPWIENHGDFRRMFIAGDSAGGNIVYNIVMRVGRESLIGDVKLSGAIFAFPFLLFPSLENIEHALSYKLWNTICPPSERGINSPMVNPVAEKSPSLSKLGCSRLFVCTGEKDELVPKEIGTRFVEVVKESGWKGEIEFIEVKGEGHCFQAANPEAEKAKDLINRMASFIQHK
- the LOC132068439 gene encoding 2-hydroxyisoflavanone dehydratase-like, whose product is MAASYNLDEVVTDFFPYYRLYKDGRVQRFYELHGITEVPPSPEDPATGVSSKDVNISPHVSARLYLPKNTTADQKLPVLVYYHGGGLVVGSAFFKTEHCYLNHLVSESNCVAISVNYRLAPENDLPTLYQDCWDALQWVASQADATTVNKEPWIENHGDFNRMFVAGDSAGGNIVYNMVMRAGRESLIGDFELLGAVLAFPFFLFPSLENIEHTMMYKLWNTICPQSEQGINSPMANPVAERSPSLSMLGCSRFFVCTGEKDELIPREIVIQFVEAVKESEWKGEIEFIEVEGEGHCFQAANPEAEKAKDLIKRMASFIQCK
- the LOC132068440 gene encoding 2-hydroxyisoflavanone dehydratase-like isoform X2, yielding MGVSSKDVNISPHVSARLYLPKNTTADQKLPVLVYYHGGGLVLGSAFFKTEHCYLNHLVSQSNCIAISVDYRLAPENDLLTLYQDCWDALQWVASHADATTINKEPWIENHGDFRRMFIAGDSAGGNIVYNIVMRVGRESLIGDVKLSGAIFAFPFLLFPSLENIEHALSYKLWNTICPPSERGINSPMVNPVAEKSPSLSKLGCSRLFVCTGEKDELVPKEIGTRFVEVVKESGWKGEIEFIEVKGEGHCFQAANPEAEKAKDLINRMASFIQHK